From the genome of Asterias amurensis chromosome 17, ASM3211899v1, one region includes:
- the LOC139949554 gene encoding uncharacterized protein translates to MENMSMSLVDAALNELGMLSSVTDSRKDYLSEQAAARRRSSSYNVLQLNPTYVTCLGPVSRPERASSINKHTNVEEAPRSLRASSSVPQLVTTENRVCRRQRSKPRYSRPYHIPKQYVAVTRSRRTTEPSEEKESMVQPRGGTDTSVSVNLDLTSDNDVVPTIHCLTRSKSVDDVRRGAFQGPSNIQGTSQHQELEMVSRHLRDLQVSSQ, encoded by the coding sequence ATGGAGAATATGAGTATGAGCTTAGTGGATGCTGCACTGAATGAACTAGGAATGCTGAGTTCTGTAACAGACAGCCGCAAAGATTACCTGAGTGAGCAAGCCGCTGCCCGACGCAGATCCAGCAGTTACAATGTCCTTCAACTTAACCCAACTTACGTAACCTGCCTGGGGCCAGTTTCCCGTCCAGAAAGGGCCAGCtctataaacaaacacaccaatgtGGAAGAAGCCCCAAGAAGTTTAAGAGCGTCTAGTTCAGTGCCGCAATTGGTAACCACTGAAAATCGAGTTTGTCGCAGACAGCGATCGAAGCCTCGATACAGCCGACCCTATCACATACCCAAGCAGTATGTTGCAGTGACACGCTCACGTCGGACTACAGAGCCATCTGAAGAAAAAGAGTCGATGGTTCAACCCAGAGGTGGGACAGATACGTCTGTCAGCGTCAACCTTGACTTAACTTCTGACAATGATGTAGTGCCGACCATTCATTGTCTAACCCGTTCCAAATCTGTGGACGATGTAAGACGTGGGGCGTTTCAGGGACCATCGAATATTCAAGGAACATCGCAGCATCAGGAGCTGGAAATGGTCTCCAGACACTTGAGGGATTTGCAGGTTTCGTCGCAATAG
- the LOC139949555 gene encoding biogenesis of lysosome-related organelles complex 1 subunit 5-like, translating into MMVENVIKDLGEIHARLLDHKPVVQGEIRFFIKEFENKRNDREQKRLERIEHQLGELNEKTFPSCISLMEKHLTEAKEQLDVSNLMCKKLQTQEEERLESKPLESLRVNRDKEWTSFLEKLNQERDVLDSQHQQRIQDLEDHFEKLKQNLNLQT; encoded by the exons ATGATGGTTGAAAATGTTATAAAAG ACCTTGGTGAGATTCATGCAAGATTGTTGGATCATAAACCAGTCGTCCAGGGGGAAATCAGATTCTTCATCAAGGAATTTGAG AACAAACGGAATGATCGAGAACAGAAGCGTCTGGAACGCATTGAGCATCAGTTGGGGGAGTTGAACGAGAAAACCTTCCCATCATGCATCAGTCTAATGGAGAAACATCTCACCGAAGCAAAGGAACAAT TGGATGTTTCCAACTTAATGTGCAAAAAACTTCAAACGCAAGAAGAAGAAAGACTGGAG AGCAAGCCCCTGGAGTCACTGCGGGTGAACAGAGATAAAGAATGGACATCTTTCTTAGAGAAACTCAATCAGGAACGAGATGTCCTAGATTCGCAACATCAGCAAAGGATTCAAGATTTAGAGGACCACTTTGAAAAACTCAAACAGAATCTTAACTTACAGACCTGA